A single region of the Candidatus Glassbacteria bacterium genome encodes:
- a CDS encoding formate--tetrahydrofolate ligase → MAVSGNGKRKVPSDIEIAQSADIRPIGEIASLVGISDDQIESYGHYKAKVSLDVLKNNRKQKGKLILVTAISATSSGVGKSTVSVGLAQALRQREKDVMLCLREPSLGPCMGIKGGAAGGGYSQVIPMEDINLHFTGDIHAVSASHNLLSAMVDNSQHQGNPNGIDPRRVVWPRAVDMNDRSLRSIVVGLAGPLNGVPREDRFLITVASEVMAILCLARDLKDLEQRLGRIIVGYNFNREPVSASRIKAPGAMTALLRDAFKPNLVQTLEGGPALVHGGPFANIAHGCNSLVATRLALALCDYVVTEAGFGADLGAEKFFNIKCRYGGLHPDCVVLVASARAIKFQGGAKPKELDQENLEALVRGMSNLDAHVENIRKYGVPVVVALNSYLTDSRRETELLAKHCDKLGVPWSTTEVWEKGGEGGLDLADKVSAEIDAGRADFRYLYDVEEPVQQKIETIAREMYGADGVEYSTTARRNIAAIEKFGLGNLPVCMAKTQFSLSDNPTLLGRPTGFHITVREVIPSAGAGFLVALTGDIMTMPGLPKKPAAENIGVDKDGKIFGLF, encoded by the coding sequence ATGGCTGTGAGCGGAAACGGCAAAAGAAAAGTACCCAGCGACATCGAAATAGCCCAGAGCGCGGATATCAGGCCGATCGGAGAAATCGCATCTCTGGTTGGTATCAGCGACGACCAGATCGAGAGTTACGGCCATTACAAGGCCAAGGTCAGCCTGGACGTGCTCAAGAACAACCGGAAGCAGAAAGGCAAGCTGATCCTGGTGACCGCGATCAGCGCCACCAGCAGCGGCGTCGGTAAATCGACAGTCAGCGTGGGACTGGCCCAGGCGCTGCGGCAGCGGGAGAAGGACGTGATGCTCTGCCTGCGGGAACCGTCGCTGGGCCCCTGCATGGGGATCAAGGGCGGAGCGGCCGGCGGCGGTTACAGCCAGGTGATTCCGATGGAGGATATCAACCTCCATTTCACCGGCGATATCCACGCCGTCTCGGCGTCGCACAACCTGCTGAGCGCGATGGTGGATAACAGCCAGCACCAGGGCAACCCCAACGGTATCGACCCCCGGCGAGTGGTCTGGCCGCGGGCGGTGGACATGAACGACCGCAGCCTGCGCAGTATCGTGGTCGGCCTTGCCGGGCCGCTCAACGGCGTACCCCGCGAGGACCGTTTCCTGATCACGGTGGCCAGCGAGGTGATGGCGATCCTGTGTCTGGCCAGGGACCTCAAGGACCTGGAGCAGCGCCTCGGACGGATTATCGTCGGCTACAATTTCAACCGCGAGCCGGTGTCCGCCAGCCGGATTAAAGCTCCCGGGGCGATGACCGCGCTGCTGCGCGATGCGTTCAAGCCCAACCTGGTGCAGACTCTCGAGGGCGGCCCGGCGCTGGTCCACGGCGGACCGTTCGCCAATATCGCTCACGGCTGCAACAGCCTGGTCGCTACCCGTCTGGCCCTGGCCCTTTGTGACTACGTTGTCACCGAGGCCGGTTTCGGCGCCGATCTGGGCGCGGAGAAGTTTTTCAATATCAAGTGCCGTTACGGCGGCCTTCACCCCGACTGCGTGGTGCTGGTGGCCTCGGCCCGGGCGATCAAGTTCCAGGGCGGGGCCAAGCCGAAAGAGCTGGACCAGGAGAACCTGGAGGCGCTGGTCCGCGGGATGAGCAACCTCGATGCCCACGTGGAGAATATCCGCAAGTACGGGGTGCCGGTAGTGGTGGCGCTCAACAGCTATCTCACCGACAGCAGGCGCGAGACCGAGTTGCTGGCCAAGCACTGCGACAAGCTGGGCGTGCCGTGGTCAACCACCGAGGTCTGGGAAAAGGGCGGCGAGGGCGGTCTGGACCTGGCCGACAAGGTGAGCGCCGAGATCGATGCGGGCAGGGCGGATTTCCGTTACCTGTATGATGTCGAGGAACCGGTGCAGCAGAAAATCGAGACAATCGCGCGGGAGATGTACGGGGCCGACGGGGTGGAGTACAGCACCACCGCCCGGCGCAATATCGCCGCGATCGAAAAATTCGGGCTGGGCAACCTGCCGGTCTGCATGGCCAAGACCCAGTTCTCGCTCTCGGACAACCCGACCCTGCTGGGCCGACCGACCGGGTTCCACATCACCGTGCGCGAGGTGATCCCCTCGGCCGGCGCGGGGTTCCTGGTGGCGCTGACCGGGGATATCATGACCATGCCGGGCCTGCCCAAAAAGCCCGCTGCGGAGAATATCGGCGTGGACAAGGACGGCAAGATTTTCGGGCTGTTCTAA
- a CDS encoding valine--tRNA ligase has product MDKQYDPGVVEDRWYRYWEEREYFRADVDSGRETYTIVIPPPNVTGVLHMGHALNETIQDILIRSRRMRGYETLWVPGVDHAGIATQNVVEKQLRQEGRDRHEIGRQALVERIREWKDDRERTIIEQLKKMGCACDWSRYRFTMDERLSRAVRRVFVSLYDKGLIYRGKYIINWCPRCQTALADEEVDHNDTNGRLYHIRYPFADGDGSITVATTRPETMLGDTAVAVNPDDERYKEIIGRKLRLPVVGREIEIIADSHVDPEFGTGLVKVTPAHDPNDFEIGRRHNLEQVQVMAGDGTMNERAGQFAGLDRFEARKKLVERLDSEGLLEKTADHAHSVGHCYRCDTMVEPYLSTQWFVKMKPLAEPALEVVRAGKIKFHPARWTRIYYDWLENIRDWCISRQIWWGHQVPVWYCDSCDEMTVSETDPDKCAHCGGAGIRQDEDVLDTWFSSQLWPFTTLGWPEDTPDLRRFYPTNVLSTAPEIIFFWVARMIMAGLEFMGDIPFSDVYFHGTVRDDTGRKMSKSLGNAVDPLEVIEQFGADAMRFTLISITATGTDVYLSEEKFHLGRNFANKLWNASRFVMMNFGDGFEPTPLVKLSLDGDKFLPERWIVSRLQTVAAETTSALDAFRLNDAAGLVYRFIWHDYCDWYIELTKGRMEGKPGQTVRSVLWHVLESALRLLHPIMPFITEDIWQRLPHQGDSILEREWVAPEDSLIDTEAVGEMELLQEIITAVRTIRSEMNVPPGSKAGLFVVPADEETRRVIETHADYVHSLAKVDKLQFIAPEQKPGASGVAVIGGSELFVPLEGLIDLDKEREKLAREADKLRGLLTGIEKKLANGNFVSRAPAEVVEKEREKQETMRETLDKVEKNIEQLAG; this is encoded by the coding sequence ATGGACAAGCAGTACGACCCCGGAGTGGTCGAGGACAGGTGGTACAGGTACTGGGAGGAGCGGGAGTATTTCAGGGCCGATGTCGATTCGGGCAGGGAGACCTACACGATCGTGATCCCTCCGCCGAATGTCACCGGCGTGCTGCACATGGGGCACGCGCTCAACGAAACGATCCAGGATATCCTGATCCGCAGCCGCCGGATGCGCGGCTACGAAACCCTGTGGGTGCCGGGCGTGGACCACGCGGGGATCGCCACCCAGAACGTGGTCGAAAAACAGCTCAGGCAAGAGGGCCGGGACCGTCACGAGATCGGCCGCCAGGCGCTGGTTGAACGGATCAGGGAATGGAAAGACGACCGCGAACGCACGATTATCGAGCAACTCAAGAAGATGGGCTGCGCCTGCGACTGGAGCCGCTACCGGTTCACCATGGACGAGCGGCTTAGCCGGGCCGTGCGCCGGGTGTTCGTCTCGCTCTACGACAAGGGCCTGATCTACCGCGGCAAGTATATCATCAACTGGTGCCCGCGCTGCCAGACCGCCCTGGCCGATGAGGAAGTGGACCACAACGACACTAACGGCCGGCTCTACCATATCCGTTACCCGTTCGCCGACGGGGACGGTTCGATCACGGTGGCCACCACCCGGCCCGAGACCATGCTGGGCGATACGGCCGTGGCGGTCAACCCGGACGATGAACGCTACAAAGAGATAATCGGCCGCAAGCTGCGCCTGCCGGTGGTGGGCCGCGAGATAGAGATTATCGCCGACAGCCACGTGGACCCCGAGTTCGGCACCGGGCTGGTCAAGGTGACCCCGGCCCACGACCCGAACGATTTCGAGATCGGCCGCCGTCACAACCTGGAGCAGGTGCAGGTGATGGCCGGCGACGGGACAATGAACGAGCGGGCAGGCCAGTTCGCCGGCCTGGACCGGTTCGAGGCCCGCAAGAAACTGGTGGAGCGCCTGGACTCCGAGGGCCTGCTGGAGAAAACAGCCGACCACGCCCATTCGGTCGGCCACTGCTACCGTTGCGATACGATGGTGGAGCCGTACCTGAGCACGCAGTGGTTCGTCAAGATGAAACCCCTGGCCGAGCCCGCGCTGGAGGTTGTCCGCGCCGGTAAAATCAAGTTCCATCCCGCGCGCTGGACCAGGATTTACTACGACTGGCTGGAAAATATCCGCGACTGGTGTATCAGCCGCCAGATCTGGTGGGGCCACCAGGTGCCGGTCTGGTACTGCGACAGCTGCGATGAGATGACTGTCTCCGAAACCGACCCCGACAAGTGCGCCCACTGCGGTGGCGCCGGAATCCGTCAGGACGAAGACGTGCTGGACACCTGGTTCTCCAGCCAGCTCTGGCCGTTCACAACATTGGGCTGGCCCGAGGACACGCCCGACCTGCGCCGTTTTTACCCGACCAACGTGCTTTCCACCGCGCCGGAGATTATCTTCTTCTGGGTGGCGCGGATGATCATGGCCGGCCTGGAATTCATGGGCGATATCCCGTTCAGCGACGTGTACTTTCACGGCACGGTGCGCGACGACACCGGGCGCAAGATGAGCAAGTCGCTGGGCAACGCGGTCGACCCGCTGGAAGTGATCGAGCAGTTCGGCGCCGACGCGATGAGGTTCACCCTGATCTCGATCACCGCCACCGGAACGGATGTCTACCTCTCTGAAGAGAAGTTCCACCTGGGCCGCAATTTCGCCAACAAGCTCTGGAACGCCAGCCGGTTCGTGATGATGAATTTCGGGGATGGTTTTGAGCCGACGCCTTTGGTGAAGCTGAGCCTGGATGGCGACAAATTCCTGCCCGAGCGCTGGATTGTCAGCCGCCTGCAAACCGTCGCCGCCGAGACCACCTCGGCCCTGGACGCATTCCGGCTCAACGACGCCGCCGGGCTGGTCTACCGCTTTATCTGGCATGACTACTGCGACTGGTATATCGAGCTGACCAAGGGCCGGATGGAGGGAAAGCCTGGCCAGACGGTGCGCAGCGTGCTCTGGCACGTGCTGGAGTCCGCCCTGCGGCTGCTGCACCCGATCATGCCCTTTATTACCGAGGATATCTGGCAGCGCCTGCCCCATCAGGGCGATTCGATCCTGGAGCGGGAGTGGGTGGCTCCGGAGGACAGCCTGATCGACACTGAAGCCGTTGGCGAGATGGAACTGCTGCAGGAAATTATCACCGCCGTGCGCACGATCCGCAGCGAGATGAACGTCCCGCCGGGCAGCAAGGCCGGCCTGTTCGTGGTTCCGGCCGATGAGGAAACCAGGCGGGTGATCGAGACCCACGCCGATTATGTGCATTCCCTGGCGAAAGTGGACAAGCTGCAATTTATCGCCCCGGAGCAGAAACCAGGCGCCAGCGGCGTGGCGGTGATCGGCGGCTCGGAGTTGTTCGTGCCGCTGGAGGGCCTGATCGACCTGGATAAAGAGCGTGAAAAGCTGGCCCGCGAGGCGGACAAGCTGCGCGGATTGCTGACCGGTATCGAGAAAAAACTGGCCAACGGTAATTTCGTCAGCCGCGCGCCGGCCGAGGTGGTGGAGAAAGAACGGGAGAAACAGGAAACGATGCGCGAGACCCTGGACAAAGTCGAAAAGAATATCGAGCAACTGGCAGGCTGA
- a CDS encoding HEPN domain-containing protein, protein MKEMFIDLAKYRIQRAFENRTDAILLLKSERINESVNRLYQANYYAVKSLLATRMKDSTKQQRVLHIFQEQFIQTGEIPTEYGQIVDRSYRSRDERERRDQLKLSRQEAESMIGESERFICFVRDYLQQLILASPEKSTGPLKEDERSKEHAKNHDKDR, encoded by the coding sequence ATGAAAGAGATGTTTATTGACCTGGCAAAATACAGGATCCAGCGTGCGTTCGAAAACCGGACCGATGCGATCCTGCTGCTCAAAAGCGAACGGATCAACGAGTCGGTGAACCGTCTCTATCAGGCCAACTACTATGCGGTTAAAAGCCTGCTGGCCACCAGGATGAAAGACTCCACCAAGCAGCAGCGCGTGCTGCATATCTTCCAGGAGCAGTTCATCCAGACCGGCGAGATACCAACCGAATACGGGCAGATAGTTGACCGGAGCTACCGCAGCCGCGACGAGAGGGAGCGCCGCGACCAGCTCAAGCTCAGCCGTCAGGAAGCGGAGAGCATGATCGGCGAGTCGGAGCGGTTTATCTGTTTCGTCCGCGATTACCTTCAGCAGTTGATTCTCGCCAGCCCGGAGAAATCGACAGGTCCGCTCAAGGAAGACGAGCGCAGCAAGGAACACGCTAAGAATCACGACAAGGACCGCTAG
- the tilS gene encoding tRNA lysidine(34) synthetase TilS: MCSLSVKIEEFLREHRMLAPGDRLLAAVSGGLDSMCLLDLLAGLRDNLEFELVAASFDHGLRGEQGKAEMTLVEGTCANLGIGFFGGGAKGLSELTGQGANLQEEARRQRYSFLWQAAGELNCNRLATGHHRDDQAETVLLRLTQGSGFIGLAGIRPVSREGRLIRPLLCVTRSELEEYARERAVRWLEDPTNAKDGCRRNRLRHHRIPRIEREGDPEFSANLAALAEEAAGLSSLLDEIVEPHFAAGMVEISGETVVADCTGLAKLPSTLRRHLLRRAVERITAGRVLLSGRPLAALEKLAVNGLSGQRLDFAGGVCARREFERLLIGTGQPSGTTDGAVCLELSQGINRFCLGGVCWELDLRFRKIGGSGIAEYLPHKGADGAISLSQAFDADCVELPLTVSRWRPGDRIGRFGAEGSKKLKKLFTERRIPRSERDSVPVVSDRNGTILWVCGVSRAGIAALTAETANVMLAQASRTVVEACAGQAVVDT; the protein is encoded by the coding sequence ATGTGCTCGTTGTCCGTAAAAATTGAAGAGTTCTTGCGGGAGCATCGCATGCTCGCGCCCGGTGACCGCCTGCTGGCAGCGGTCTCGGGTGGGCTGGACTCGATGTGCCTGCTCGATTTGCTGGCCGGTCTGCGCGATAATCTGGAGTTCGAGCTGGTCGCAGCCAGTTTCGATCACGGTCTGCGTGGAGAGCAGGGCAAGGCGGAAATGACACTGGTGGAGGGGACCTGCGCAAACCTCGGCATCGGCTTTTTCGGCGGCGGGGCGAAGGGCCTGAGCGAACTTACCGGGCAAGGCGCGAACCTTCAGGAAGAGGCCCGCCGCCAGCGCTATTCATTCCTGTGGCAAGCCGCCGGGGAACTGAACTGCAACCGTCTCGCCACCGGCCACCACCGTGACGACCAGGCCGAGACAGTCCTGCTGCGTCTCACCCAGGGCAGCGGGTTTATCGGGCTGGCGGGGATCAGGCCGGTCAGCCGCGAGGGACGGCTGATCCGTCCTCTGCTCTGCGTAACCCGCAGCGAGTTGGAGGAGTATGCGCGGGAGCGGGCGGTCCGCTGGCTTGAAGACCCCACCAATGCGAAAGACGGCTGCCGCCGCAACAGGCTCCGCCACCATCGGATCCCGCGAATCGAACGGGAAGGCGACCCGGAGTTCTCGGCGAATCTGGCCGCGTTGGCCGAGGAGGCGGCCGGGCTGAGCTCATTGCTGGATGAAATCGTCGAACCGCATTTTGCCGCGGGCATGGTGGAAATCAGCGGGGAAACTGTAGTGGCCGACTGCACCGGACTGGCGAAACTGCCCTCGACCCTCCGCCGCCATCTCCTGCGCAGGGCGGTGGAACGGATCACCGCCGGCAGGGTACTGCTGTCAGGACGACCGCTGGCGGCGCTGGAAAAACTGGCGGTGAACGGTCTCAGCGGCCAGCGGCTCGATTTCGCCGGCGGCGTCTGTGCCCGGAGGGAGTTCGAGCGGCTGCTGATCGGTACGGGGCAACCATCGGGAACAACGGACGGCGCAGTTTGTCTGGAACTGAGTCAGGGGATCAACCGGTTCTGCCTGGGCGGTGTTTGCTGGGAACTGGATCTCCGCTTCCGGAAAATCGGCGGGAGCGGTATCGCGGAGTATCTGCCGCATAAGGGAGCGGATGGCGCGATTTCGCTGAGCCAGGCGTTCGACGCCGACTGCGTTGAATTGCCGCTGACAGTTTCGCGGTGGCGGCCGGGCGACAGGATCGGGCGCTTCGGCGCCGAGGGCAGCAAGAAGCTCAAGAAACTGTTCACCGAGCGACGGATTCCGCGGAGTGAGCGGGACAGCGTGCCGGTGGTCTCCGACCGGAACGGGACGATTCTCTGGGTCTGCGGGGTTTCGAGGGCTGGGATCGCCGCGCTCACCGCTGAAACCGCCAACGTTATGCTTGCCCAGGCTAGTCGCACCGTGGTTGAGGCCTGTGCCGGACAGGCGGTTGTTGACACCTAA
- a CDS encoding ATP-dependent metallopeptidase FtsH/Yme1/Tma family protein, translating to MAEKKSGKKRTQGKGTVSRRGKDRGPSRGPKFGNVSKNIAFWLLIILLPITLFSLLSPRREAIRKINYSQFMTYVGQGQVESVTIMEKRILGKLKGGAPRGLQGEEALTRNFETYIPFEDPDLVQKLDAADVEVTGKPPAVNWMTHLMGWVPWVLIIFIWLFFMRQLQGGGGRAFSFGKSKAKLLSGDRPKVTFKDVAGCDEAKQELEEVIDFLRTPRKFQKLGGRLPKGALLLGPPGTGKTLLARAVAGEADVPFFSMSGSDFVEMFVGVGASRVRDLFEQGKSNAPCIIFIDEIDAVGRHRGAGLGGGHDEREQTLNQLLVEMDGFESNEGVILIAATNRPDVLDPALLRPGRFDRQIVVDRPDVRGREGILKVHMKDIPVSRDVNVADLAKGTPGLSGAELESIVNEAALLAARRNRDKVAMQDFEDAKDKVMIGPERKSMVISEEEKRQIAVHESGHTLVQRLTPGTDPVNKVTIVARGMALGVTQYLPERDRHLYSKKWCQNNLLALMGGRCAEVLILGEMTTGAGNDLERATDLARKMVCTWGMSEAMGPLAFGHKEEQIFLGREIAQHQDYSEATARLIDREVKKLVEEAYNDAMSLLRENRGKLEKLADILLEREVLDAEEINLVVAGKNLPPVDTGKKKTKAKTRSRKPRTASSKRAAGADSNPAKLPAGDAERARDEHGGRDEEN from the coding sequence ATGGCGGAAAAGAAAAGCGGAAAGAAAAGAACCCAGGGCAAGGGAACCGTGTCGCGGCGCGGTAAAGACAGAGGACCCTCCAGGGGACCGAAATTCGGTAACGTCTCTAAGAATATAGCTTTCTGGCTGCTGATCATCCTGCTGCCGATCACCCTGTTCAGTCTGCTCTCTCCCCGCAGGGAAGCTATCCGCAAGATCAACTACTCGCAGTTTATGACCTATGTCGGCCAGGGCCAGGTCGAGAGCGTGACGATCATGGAGAAGAGAATTCTGGGCAAGCTCAAGGGCGGTGCGCCGCGCGGTCTACAGGGTGAGGAAGCGCTGACGCGGAACTTTGAAACTTATATCCCGTTCGAGGACCCGGACCTGGTTCAGAAGCTTGACGCGGCCGACGTGGAGGTGACAGGCAAGCCCCCGGCGGTCAACTGGATGACCCACCTGATGGGCTGGGTGCCGTGGGTCCTGATCATTTTTATCTGGCTCTTTTTCATGCGCCAGCTCCAGGGCGGCGGCGGACGGGCGTTCAGTTTCGGCAAGAGCAAGGCCAAGCTGCTCTCCGGCGACCGGCCCAAAGTTACGTTCAAGGACGTGGCCGGCTGTGACGAGGCCAAGCAGGAGCTGGAAGAGGTTATCGATTTCCTCAGAACCCCGCGTAAGTTCCAGAAGCTAGGCGGACGGCTGCCCAAGGGCGCGCTGCTGCTGGGACCTCCCGGCACCGGCAAGACCCTGCTCGCCAGGGCCGTGGCCGGCGAGGCCGATGTGCCGTTTTTCAGCATGAGCGGCTCGGATTTCGTGGAGATGTTTGTCGGGGTGGGGGCCAGCCGCGTCCGCGACCTGTTCGAGCAGGGCAAGAGCAACGCACCGTGCATCATCTTCATCGACGAGATCGACGCAGTCGGCCGTCACCGAGGGGCCGGCCTTGGCGGCGGACACGATGAGCGCGAACAGACACTCAATCAGCTGCTGGTGGAGATGGACGGGTTCGAGTCCAACGAGGGCGTAATCCTGATCGCCGCCACCAACCGGCCCGACGTGCTCGATCCGGCCCTGCTGCGCCCGGGACGGTTCGACCGCCAGATCGTGGTTGACCGCCCCGATGTGCGCGGGCGCGAGGGTATCCTCAAGGTTCACATGAAAGACATCCCTGTCTCCCGTGATGTCAACGTGGCCGACCTGGCCAAGGGGACCCCCGGCCTCAGCGGCGCGGAGCTGGAGAGCATAGTCAACGAGGCGGCCCTGCTCGCCGCCCGGCGTAACCGCGATAAAGTGGCCATGCAGGATTTCGAGGACGCCAAGGACAAGGTGATGATCGGCCCGGAACGCAAGAGCATGGTGATCAGCGAGGAGGAGAAACGCCAGATCGCTGTCCACGAGTCTGGCCACACGCTGGTCCAGCGGCTCACCCCCGGGACTGACCCGGTGAACAAGGTGACGATTGTGGCCCGCGGCATGGCCCTGGGCGTGACCCAGTACCTTCCCGAACGGGACCGTCACCTCTACAGCAAAAAATGGTGCCAGAATAACCTGCTGGCCCTGATGGGCGGCCGCTGCGCCGAGGTACTGATCCTGGGCGAGATGACCACCGGCGCGGGCAATGACCTGGAGCGCGCCACCGACCTGGCCCGCAAGATGGTCTGTACGTGGGGTATGAGCGAAGCTATGGGGCCGCTGGCATTCGGCCACAAGGAAGAGCAGATTTTCCTCGGCCGTGAAATCGCCCAGCACCAGGACTACAGCGAGGCCACCGCCAGACTGATCGACCGGGAAGTGAAAAAGCTGGTCGAGGAAGCCTATAACGATGCGATGAGCCTGTTGCGTGAAAACCGCGGCAAGCTGGAAAAACTGGCCGATATCCTGCTGGAGCGAGAGGTGCTCGACGCCGAGGAAATCAACCTGGTCGTGGCCGGTAAGAACCTGCCGCCGGTTGATACCGGCAAAAAGAAAACCAAAGCCAAAACCCGGTCGCGGAAACCCAGGACCGCTTCGTCAAAAAGAGCGGCCGGGGCGGATTCCAATCCGGCGAAGCTGCCGGCAGGGGACGCTGAGCGAGCTAGAGACGAGCACGGCGGCCGGGACGAAGAGAATTAG
- the folP gene encoding dihydropteroate synthase, with the protein MIAGRKSSLKRLAGSLAETAGELSAAIDRALEARSPRSWEIGGGRRLDLTRPLIMGVLNLSPDSFYSGSRVADTAPAVRRAVEMASAGADIIDFGGESTRPGAAPVDGEEEVRRVVPVVEAVAGELGESFPVSVDSYKAETAAAALDAGASIVNDIGAGLLDGGMLETVARAGAGYVMMHMRGKPRTMQQDTGYDDLLGEVHCFFSRGLDRCEAAGIGLEQVVLDPGIGFGKPPAGNYELILRLGEFLSLGRPLLIGASRKSFLKLAGQDEAEARLEGSLAACTVAVLAGAGIIRVHDVGPARRAVDAASVFAGLSRA; encoded by the coding sequence ATGATCGCGGGACGGAAATCGTCCCTTAAGCGTCTGGCCGGTTCGCTGGCGGAAACGGCCGGAGAGTTGAGTGCGGCGATCGACCGTGCCCTGGAGGCGCGCTCGCCCCGCAGTTGGGAAATCGGCGGCGGCAGGAGACTGGATTTGACCCGGCCGCTGATCATGGGAGTGCTGAACCTGTCTCCCGATTCGTTTTACTCCGGCAGCCGGGTGGCCGATACCGCCCCGGCGGTCAGGCGGGCGGTGGAGATGGCCTCGGCGGGCGCGGACATTATCGATTTCGGCGGAGAATCAACCCGTCCGGGAGCCGCGCCGGTGGACGGGGAAGAGGAAGTCCGCCGGGTGGTGCCGGTGGTCGAGGCGGTTGCCGGGGAACTTGGCGAGAGTTTCCCGGTATCGGTCGACAGTTACAAGGCGGAAACAGCAGCCGCGGCGCTGGATGCGGGAGCCTCGATAGTCAACGATATCGGCGCGGGCCTGCTCGACGGCGGCATGCTGGAGACCGTGGCGCGGGCCGGTGCAGGCTACGTGATGATGCACATGCGGGGCAAGCCGCGCACCATGCAGCAGGATACCGGATACGATGATCTGCTGGGCGAGGTCCACTGTTTTTTCAGCCGCGGGCTTGACCGCTGCGAGGCCGCCGGAATCGGCCTGGAGCAGGTGGTTCTCGATCCCGGGATCGGCTTCGGTAAACCGCCGGCGGGAAATTACGAGTTGATCCTCCGTCTTGGCGAGTTCTTGTCGCTGGGCCGGCCGCTGCTGATCGGGGCCTCGCGCAAATCGTTCCTCAAGCTGGCCGGGCAGGATGAGGCGGAGGCCCGCCTGGAGGGTTCACTGGCGGCATGCACGGTGGCTGTGCTGGCCGGCGCGGGGATAATCCGCGTTCACGATGTCGGCCCGGCCCGTCGCGCGGTGGACGCCGCGAGCGTGTTCGCGGGTCTGAGCCGGGCATGA